In one Nostoc sp. KVJ3 genomic region, the following are encoded:
- a CDS encoding DNA phosphorothioation-associated putative methyltransferase produces the protein MPEALEIERHRAAIVRTDLSRPVKLAIEWAILNPDTTFFDYGCGYGGDVQRVANLGYTSSGWDPYYYPDVPRTAADVVNLGYILNVIEDPEERRQSLCQAWELTGKVLIVAAQILINAPSKTQLAYNDGIVTRRNTFQKYYEQEELKTYIDQVLNVDAVPIALGVYFVFRDETEKESYKAIRFFSTTSTPRVRIPTKRFEDYQEQLQPLMAFFTKRGRLPVKGELENEQELLSEFGNFRRAFGVILQATDEAEWDAIAYRRSLDIQVYLALTHFDKRPAWQKLAPEMRHDIKAFFSSYEEACLVADQKLFSLGKSGVIQTACEKSKIGKHTRGAIYVHVSALAALDPLLRICEGCASRTIGRVDGATLIKYHTDKPQISYLFYPDFDTDPHPALKASIGIDLKTLFITHRDYETRANPPILHRKETFVTSDYPRYEEFAQLTQQEQELGLLKDKSDIGTREGWAKCLATHGVEIRGHQVYSIKEN, from the coding sequence ATGCCTGAAGCGCTAGAAATTGAGCGTCATCGAGCTGCGATCGTTCGCACTGACCTATCCCGCCCTGTAAAATTGGCAATAGAATGGGCAATCCTGAATCCAGACACCACCTTTTTTGATTACGGTTGCGGCTATGGTGGTGATGTCCAGCGAGTAGCAAACTTAGGTTACACCAGTTCAGGCTGGGACCCTTACTACTATCCTGATGTACCACGCACCGCCGCCGATGTGGTCAACTTGGGCTATATCCTCAACGTTATTGAAGATCCAGAGGAACGCCGTCAAAGCCTTTGCCAAGCCTGGGAACTCACCGGGAAAGTTTTAATTGTCGCGGCTCAAATATTAATTAACGCTCCCAGCAAAACCCAACTTGCTTACAATGATGGCATTGTGACACGCCGCAATACTTTTCAGAAATATTATGAACAAGAAGAACTCAAAACCTATATTGATCAAGTCTTAAATGTCGATGCAGTACCGATCGCACTAGGCGTATATTTTGTTTTTCGAGATGAGACTGAAAAAGAAAGCTACAAAGCTATCCGCTTCTTTTCTACCACCTCTACACCGCGAGTCCGCATCCCCACTAAGCGGTTTGAAGACTATCAAGAACAGCTGCAACCACTCATGGCTTTCTTTACCAAGCGCGGTAGACTGCCTGTGAAAGGTGAATTGGAAAATGAACAAGAATTACTGAGCGAATTTGGTAACTTTCGCCGCGCCTTTGGTGTCATTTTACAAGCTACTGATGAAGCAGAATGGGATGCGATCGCTTATCGTCGTTCTCTCGACATCCAAGTTTATCTCGCTCTGACTCACTTTGATAAACGTCCCGCATGGCAAAAGCTAGCCCCAGAAATGCGTCACGATATCAAAGCTTTTTTCAGCAGCTATGAGGAAGCGTGCCTTGTAGCCGACCAAAAGCTTTTCAGCTTAGGCAAATCTGGGGTGATTCAAACTGCGTGTGAAAAAAGCAAAATAGGTAAACATACACGCGGTGCTATTTACGTCCATGTTTCGGCATTAGCAGCACTCGATCCCTTGCTGCGAATTTGTGAAGGTTGCGCCAGCCGCACCATTGGGCGTGTAGATGGAGCCACATTGATCAAATATCATACTGATAAGCCGCAAATATCCTATCTGTTTTACCCTGATTTCGACACCGATCCGCATCCGGCGTTAAAAGCCAGTATAGGTATTGATTTAAAAACCCTCTTCATAACTCACCGAGACTATGAAACTAGAGCTAATCCGCCGATTTTGCACCGTAAAGAAACATTTGTTACCAGCGACTACCCACGCTACGAAGAATTTGCTCAACTTACCCAACAAGAACAGGAATTAGGATTGCTCAAGGACAAAAGCGACATCGGCACTCGTGAAGGTTGGGCAAAATGCCTTGCTACCCACGGGGTAGAAATCAGGGGGCATCAAGTTTATTCAATTAAGGAAAATTAA
- the dndE gene encoding DNA sulfur modification protein DndE, translated as MESPIERIKLSQTAKDQLTKLKRSTKIDQWNILCRWAFCRSLAEATAPSPVPIPQDSNVEMSWRVFGGEMSDILLLALKQRCHNDGHPTDKETLATQFRLHLHRGIGYLAGDPNIKKIEDLIELAVKN; from the coding sequence ATGGAATCACCAATCGAAAGAATAAAACTTTCCCAAACAGCCAAAGATCAACTTACCAAACTTAAGCGCAGCACAAAAATCGACCAATGGAATATCCTTTGTCGTTGGGCGTTTTGTCGTTCCCTCGCAGAAGCAACCGCACCCTCACCCGTCCCAATTCCCCAGGATAGCAACGTCGAAATGAGTTGGCGCGTCTTTGGTGGCGAAATGTCTGATATACTCCTCCTCGCCCTCAAACAACGCTGTCACAATGACGGCCATCCCACCGATAAAGAAACCCTTGCCACCCAATTCCGCTTACATTTACATCGCGGTATAGGCTACTTAGCTGGCGATCCAAATATCAAGAAAATTGAAGATTTAATTGAACTGGCGGTTAAAAATTGA
- a CDS encoding type II toxin-antitoxin system PemK/MazF family toxin — protein sequence MVSIERGQIYFINLNPVQGREQAGKRPVVVLSIDAINQLPLVVTVVVGTKGTNIKHDYPTNIRVSPSGSGLG from the coding sequence GTGGTGAGTATCGAGAGAGGACAAATTTATTTTATCAATCTTAATCCAGTACAGGGGCGAGAACAAGCAGGAAAACGACCAGTTGTAGTGCTATCTATAGACGCTATCAATCAATTACCTTTGGTTGTAACTGTAGTTGTAGGTACGAAAGGAACAAATATTAAGCACGATTATCCAACCAATATAAGAGTATCTCCAAGTGGTAGTGGATTGGGATAA
- the dndD gene encoding DNA sulfur modification protein DndD, translating into MIFLELVLQNFGPYTGKQVINLNPKTDEENSRPIILLGGMNGGGKTTLMDAIRLALYGARAQCSTRGNLSYSDFLSQCVNNKIDPVLDTRIELLFEHIENDKPIKYRVVRSWTKNPKDGKDTLGILGDSDTWPDALVNIWDEYIENLLPLGISNLFLFDGEQVKELAEQETPPPVVVDAIRGLLGLELADRLAVDLDILVNRKLKEVGNSKDLANLEEIETRLTQQQEDYQTTGEKLETLKNQVEELEQKQQEAFDKFIYEGGKIAAERTQLELQQDTKTAEIEQVRQSMCELAADVLPLALIPNLLNQAQTQGEKEFRHQQVQISKDLLLERDQRLLSWLNQVEISPIEVDKIQSFLIQDVDNLYAKTIQIEALWLLADDETLSQLDNLIYHLQNSKLSAKEKLAILKNKEEEIHTLERQVQTAAAPEDYTKLRQALEAAQNQVVEAKANYETIRRRLAELETIIAKSKRELSDYTVENIKHKNSEHIITSAAKVQETLKTFREKLTLRKLNKLEEEVKNCFLYLLHKSDLVHRITIDTKTFSLLLYDLNGKPVPKHRLSAGEKQLLAIAFLWGLAKVSGHRLPVAIDTPLGRLDSSHRSNLVERYFPSASHQVILLSTDTEIGKKEVETLRENEAIAREYLLKYDSTTRQTTVVENQYFW; encoded by the coding sequence ATGATATTTCTTGAACTCGTTCTACAAAACTTTGGCCCTTACACTGGTAAACAGGTAATCAATCTTAATCCAAAAACTGATGAGGAAAACTCGCGTCCAATTATCTTATTAGGTGGGATGAATGGCGGCGGAAAAACCACCCTTATGGATGCCATTCGTCTCGCCCTTTATGGCGCTCGTGCCCAATGTTCTACCCGTGGTAATTTAAGTTATAGTGATTTTCTCAGTCAATGTGTTAACAACAAAATAGATCCAGTTCTAGATACCCGGATTGAATTACTTTTTGAACATATTGAAAATGATAAGCCAATAAAATACCGTGTTGTGCGTAGTTGGACAAAAAATCCTAAAGATGGTAAAGATACATTAGGTATTTTAGGTGACAGTGATACCTGGCCTGATGCTTTAGTTAATATCTGGGATGAATATATTGAAAATCTCCTGCCATTAGGTATTTCTAATTTATTTCTCTTTGATGGTGAACAAGTTAAAGAACTCGCAGAACAGGAAACACCACCACCAGTTGTAGTAGACGCAATTCGCGGACTTTTAGGTTTAGAGTTGGCAGATCGTTTAGCAGTTGATTTAGATATCTTAGTTAACCGTAAACTTAAAGAAGTTGGTAATAGTAAAGATTTAGCAAACCTAGAGGAAATTGAAACTAGGTTAACTCAACAGCAAGAAGATTATCAAACAACGGGAGAAAAATTAGAAACTCTCAAAAATCAGGTAGAAGAGTTAGAACAAAAGCAGCAAGAAGCCTTTGATAAATTTATTTATGAAGGTGGGAAGATTGCAGCAGAACGCACTCAACTAGAACTACAACAGGATACAAAAACTGCGGAAATTGAACAAGTACGTCAGTCGATGTGTGAATTGGCGGCTGATGTTTTACCTCTGGCATTAATTCCTAATTTACTTAATCAGGCGCAAACACAGGGAGAAAAGGAATTTCGCCATCAACAGGTACAAATTTCTAAAGATTTGTTACTTGAACGAGATCAGCGCTTACTCTCTTGGCTAAATCAAGTAGAAATTTCTCCCATAGAAGTTGATAAAATCCAATCATTTTTAATCCAAGATGTAGATAATTTATATGCAAAGACTATCCAGATAGAAGCACTTTGGCTATTAGCTGATGATGAAACTTTAAGTCAGCTAGATAATCTTATATATCATTTACAAAATTCTAAACTTTCTGCAAAAGAGAAATTAGCTATTCTCAAAAATAAAGAAGAAGAAATTCATACTCTAGAAAGACAGGTGCAAACAGCAGCAGCACCAGAAGATTATACAAAGCTGCGTCAAGCATTAGAAGCGGCGCAAAATCAGGTTGTCGAAGCTAAAGCAAATTACGAAACAATCCGCCGCCGTTTAGCTGAATTAGAAACTATTATTGCCAAGTCAAAAAGAGAATTAAGTGATTATACTGTAGAAAATATTAAACATAAAAATAGCGAACATATTATTACCTCAGCAGCGAAAGTTCAAGAAACACTCAAGACTTTTCGTGAAAAATTAACTCTGCGGAAACTCAATAAATTAGAAGAGGAAGTTAAAAATTGCTTTCTTTATCTGCTGCATAAATCAGATTTAGTGCATCGGATCACCATTGATACTAAGACTTTCAGCCTTTTGCTTTACGATTTAAATGGTAAACCAGTTCCTAAACATCGCCTCTCTGCTGGCGAAAAACAACTACTGGCGATCGCATTTCTCTGGGGTTTAGCAAAAGTCTCTGGACACCGCCTACCTGTAGCAATCGATACGCCACTAGGTAGACTCGATTCCTCCCACCGCAGCAATTTAGTTGAACGTTACTTCCCATCCGCTAGCCATCAAGTCATTTTGTTATCTACGGATACTGAGATTGGTAAAAAAGAAGTTGAAACACTGCGAGAAAATGAAGCGATCGCTCGTGAATACCTGCTCAAATACGACTCCACTACCCGCCAAACAACAGTAGTCGAAAATCAATATTTTTGGTAA